In Anaerolineae bacterium, a single window of DNA contains:
- a CDS encoding DNA double-strand break repair nuclease NurA, producing the protein MLVRERVIQALEQQAGSFRGYQLAQHRDLDQCRQFLLEIAGWPARRLADTLAGMPAPGALPTAEHDAAGGAVIPFRAQWKNHEQARQWAMQVLMGRTTFAVDGSHIPPQRTMSIPVALIQIGWYENRHQPGGAYEKDVMVEVLPPAELGAGAGADLEQGWDERISLRRYVREVERVIAYMQAHAGEDPPPVVFFDGSLIASFAGRLSLEVQNAYASHTMRMVMASEDTGVPLIGYIDTSYARDMVEMLRAAGGACAGHLSDPILYAPLMRWGDRTPAYICARDDVVLSSYVDESSGRDFRRRICFTYLKTTADHPPARIEFPLWLLEAGRLDEVLDIVRAETVVGNGYPYPLETADAVAVLTMEDRERFYELFRQFAQRHDLPLRVSRKLLSKQQRRV; encoded by the coding sequence ATGCTGGTGCGCGAACGGGTGATTCAGGCGCTGGAACAGCAGGCAGGCAGTTTTCGCGGCTATCAGTTGGCCCAGCATCGTGATCTGGACCAGTGCCGGCAGTTTCTCCTCGAGATTGCCGGCTGGCCCGCTCGCCGGCTGGCCGATACGCTCGCCGGCATGCCGGCGCCCGGCGCCCTGCCGACGGCGGAACATGACGCGGCCGGCGGTGCGGTGATTCCCTTCCGGGCGCAGTGGAAGAACCACGAGCAGGCCAGGCAGTGGGCTATGCAGGTGTTGATGGGGCGCACCACCTTCGCGGTGGACGGCTCCCATATTCCACCCCAGCGTACCATGTCCATCCCGGTGGCCCTTATCCAAATCGGCTGGTACGAGAACCGGCATCAGCCCGGCGGGGCCTATGAGAAGGATGTCATGGTGGAGGTACTACCGCCGGCGGAATTGGGGGCCGGCGCCGGCGCCGACCTGGAGCAGGGCTGGGATGAGCGCATCAGCCTGCGCCGTTATGTGCGTGAGGTGGAGCGCGTCATCGCCTATATGCAGGCGCACGCCGGCGAGGACCCTCCGCCGGTGGTCTTCTTCGACGGCTCGCTCATCGCCTCGTTCGCCGGCCGGCTCTCGCTGGAGGTGCAGAACGCGTATGCCTCTCACACCATGCGCATGGTCATGGCTTCCGAGGACACCGGTGTGCCGCTCATCGGCTATATTGACACCAGCTACGCCCGCGATATGGTGGAGATGTTGAGGGCCGCCGGCGGTGCCTGCGCCGGCCATCTCTCTGACCCTATCCTGTACGCCCCGTTGATGCGCTGGGGCGACCGCACGCCGGCCTATATCTGCGCCCGAGATGATGTCGTGCTCAGCAGTTATGTGGATGAATCCAGCGGGCGAGATTTTCGCCGGCGCATCTGCTTCACTTACCTGAAGACGACCGCGGACCATCCGCCGGCGCGCATCGAGTTCCCGCTGTGGCTGTTGGAGGCCGGCCGGCTGGATGAGGTGCTGGACATCGTGCGCGCCGAGACCGTCGTCGGCAACGGGTATCCGTATCCGCTGGAGACGGCCGACGCGGTGGCGGTGCTGACCATGGAGGACCGCGAGCGGTTTTACGAGCTGTTTCGCCAGTTTGCCCAGCGCCATGACCTGCCCCTGCGGGTCTCGCGCAAACTGCTGAGCAAGCAACAGCGCCGCGTCTGA
- a CDS encoding ATP-binding protein: MSMHEPVGTTKGPGESPHEYTFVTPDVEERVRHGEFVYYEAVVDGQARQVVGRITDRRPLRTYPDVFMANPAVPPAHIAQMLGHGQGQHELFEITVRIIGYYDPVLKDFINPRLPPRAGRPIFLCDDEMLSHILSTRERGKPGSAWIGSLLSREPDAVPIVIDAGAFTSTHLAIIASTGAGKSYLAGVLIEELLKPYNRGCVLVIDPHGEYDTLQEMTNRPEFQGEDGYRPEVKILRPQQVKVRISSLNVGDYRALLPNLTERQEYILRNALSALRRARGDKYGFDDLMLAVREQGYKPADEMDEIAEEKPTKYADSVEAVLWRLDAVLRHSTSFNDYQQLPLQELYSPGRCTVLQLNEIDAREQQVIVATILRRLLQARVNAERGQADERSEDYIPYPTFTLIEEAHHFAPASGEVVTTHILRQILAEGRKFGVAVGLISQRPGKLDADVLSQCMTQCILRIVNPVDQARVAESIESVGRDLLLELPALSKGQVIIAGSAVNTPVICRVRRRHTSHGAESKDAPSIWVQYSSEGTRKRRERDHALPVDLTQPPKPLGSVMLDDDE; this comes from the coding sequence ATGTCCATGCACGAACCGGTTGGCACGACCAAAGGACCGGGTGAGAGCCCGCACGAATACACCTTTGTCACTCCTGATGTCGAGGAACGGGTGCGGCACGGGGAATTTGTCTATTATGAGGCGGTGGTGGACGGCCAGGCGCGGCAGGTGGTGGGGCGCATCACCGACCGCCGGCCTCTGCGCACCTATCCGGACGTCTTCATGGCCAACCCGGCGGTCCCGCCGGCACACATCGCGCAGATGTTGGGGCACGGGCAGGGACAGCATGAGCTGTTCGAGATTACGGTGCGCATCATCGGCTATTATGACCCTGTCCTGAAGGATTTTATCAACCCCCGCCTGCCGCCGCGCGCCGGCCGGCCCATCTTTCTCTGCGATGACGAGATGCTGTCCCACATCCTCAGCACGCGTGAGCGCGGGAAGCCCGGCAGTGCCTGGATCGGATCACTGCTGAGCCGCGAGCCGGATGCCGTGCCCATCGTGATTGACGCCGGCGCCTTCACCAGCACCCATTTGGCCATCATCGCCAGCACCGGCGCCGGCAAAAGCTACCTGGCCGGCGTCCTGATCGAGGAACTGCTGAAGCCGTACAACCGCGGCTGTGTGCTGGTCATTGACCCACACGGGGAATATGACACCCTGCAGGAGATGACTAATCGGCCGGAGTTCCAGGGCGAGGACGGCTACCGTCCCGAGGTCAAGATACTGCGTCCCCAGCAGGTGAAGGTGCGCATTAGTTCCCTCAACGTAGGGGATTACCGCGCGCTCCTGCCCAACCTCACCGAACGCCAGGAATACATCCTGCGCAACGCGCTGAGCGCCCTGCGGCGGGCGCGGGGCGACAAGTACGGTTTTGACGACCTGATGCTGGCGGTGCGGGAGCAGGGCTACAAGCCGGCGGATGAGATGGATGAGATCGCTGAGGAAAAGCCCACCAAATACGCTGATTCCGTGGAAGCGGTGCTGTGGCGGCTGGATGCCGTGCTCCGGCACTCCACGTCCTTCAATGACTATCAGCAGTTACCGCTTCAGGAACTGTATTCCCCCGGCCGCTGTACCGTGCTTCAACTCAATGAGATTGACGCGCGCGAGCAACAGGTCATCGTCGCGACCATTCTACGCCGGCTTCTGCAGGCGCGTGTGAATGCGGAGCGCGGTCAGGCGGATGAAAGGTCGGAAGATTATATCCCCTATCCCACTTTTACGTTGATTGAGGAGGCGCACCACTTCGCGCCGGCGTCCGGAGAAGTCGTCACGACGCACATCCTGCGGCAAATCCTGGCCGAGGGACGCAAATTCGGCGTCGCCGTTGGCCTTATCAGCCAGCGGCCGGGCAAGCTGGATGCGGACGTGCTGTCCCAGTGCATGACCCAGTGCATTCTGCGCATCGTCAACCCGGTGGACCAGGCGCGGGTGGCAGAGAGCATCGAGAGCGTGGGACGGGACCTCCTGCTGGAACTGCCGGCGCTCAGCAAGGGGCAAGTTATTATCGCCGGCTCCGCGGTGAATACGCCGGTCATCTGTCGGGTGCGCCGGCGGCACACCTCGCATGGGGCGGAGAGCAAAGACGCGCCCTCCATATGGGTACAGTATTCATCGGAAGGGACCCGCAAGCGCCGCGAGAGAGACCACGCCCTGCCGGTGGATCTGACACAGCCGCCCAAGCCCCTGGGTTCCGTAATGCTTGACGACGATGAGTGA